The Burkholderia pyrrocinia genome includes a region encoding these proteins:
- a CDS encoding MarR family winged helix-turn-helix transcriptional regulator: MAASNRRAGGAATKHDLEQLSEFRYRLRRFLRFSEEMLRTEGLTPLQYMLMLHTCAFPDRSWATVGEIAERLQASSHGTVALVTRCEAAGLVRRQTSQHDRRQVEIHLTQKGADCLRKVAALHKSEIQSFGWAFQDVTDTN, encoded by the coding sequence GCACGACCTCGAGCAGTTGTCCGAATTCCGTTATCGGCTGAGGCGCTTTCTGCGTTTCTCCGAGGAGATGCTGCGTACCGAGGGGCTGACACCGTTGCAGTACATGTTGATGTTGCACACCTGTGCATTTCCTGACCGATCATGGGCGACCGTGGGCGAGATTGCCGAGCGGCTACAGGCATCGTCGCATGGCACGGTGGCGCTGGTCACGCGCTGCGAAGCGGCCGGGCTCGTCAGGCGCCAGACGAGCCAGCATGATCGAAGGCAGGTGGAGATCCATCTGACGCAAAAAGGGGCGGATTGTTTGCGCAAGGTCGCGGCTTTGCACAAATCGGAAATTCAATCGTTCGGCTGGGCGTTCCAGGACGTCACGGATACGAACTGA
- the pal gene encoding peptidoglycan-associated lipoprotein Pal, which yields MKGLMRYAVVLILVLFGGCHSATKTSGTAGMMNQSAANGQAIGTPSTMADELNNPNSPLAKRSIYFDFDSYDVKPEYQSQLQAHADYLRLHPSRHVRIQGNTDERGTSEYNLALGERRSQAVLRTLETLGVPDSQIEAVSFGKEKPVALGHDEASWSQNRRADIVYR from the coding sequence ATGAAAGGCTTGATGCGATATGCGGTCGTTTTGATTCTCGTGCTGTTCGGCGGGTGCCACTCCGCAACCAAGACGTCCGGCACCGCCGGCATGATGAATCAGAGCGCTGCAAATGGTCAGGCGATCGGCACGCCGTCGACCATGGCTGACGAGCTGAACAACCCCAACAGTCCGCTCGCGAAACGCAGCATCTATTTCGATTTCGACAGCTATGACGTAAAACCTGAATACCAGTCGCAGCTGCAGGCGCATGCGGATTATCTGCGCCTTCATCCGAGCCGGCACGTTCGGATTCAGGGGAACACCGACGAACGTGGCACAAGCGAGTACAACCTCGCATTGGGTGAACGCCGGTCGCAGGCCGTGCTTCGCACGCTGGAAACGCTCGGCGTACCTGACTCACAGATCGAGGCGGTCAGTTTCGGCAAGGAGAAGCCGGTTGCACTGGGCCATGACGAAGCGTCGTGGTCCCAGAATCGTCGCGCGGACATCGTTTATCGTTGA
- a CDS encoding APC family permease, with amino-acid sequence MSTTSSLNLEGKLRRDAGIIGLLFASTTSMVGSGWLFGAYHASRIAGPLSIGSWVLGAIIIMLIALCFAELAALFPRSGALVHMSHASHGAGLGRIWCGLLFLAYVPVPAVEAEAIVTYANNYLPWFIQPGSAGLLTAIGFMACGGLLGIMALLNLMVIRWLLSVNSTITWWKVLVPLLTIAGLLGASTHWGVMQAAPDSYHVSGMFTALPAAGIVFSYLGFRTAIDLGGESANPHRNIPLAVIGAVLLAAVIYILLQVAFIYALAPADLADGWNNLSFKGEMGPFAGLAATLGMGWMATLLYIDAYVSPGGTGLMYVTGGSRILFAAGELDAGPRMLTRLNANRIPWVAVLIMWAVGVLFLLPFPAWQQMVSYITSITVLTYGLGPIALLVLRRNMPELHRPFRMSGARLIAPIAFVCSNLVIYWTGFKTNNFLFSLVAIGFVLYALHHHVVARRSPRDFGWKHIAWLLPWFGGLWLLSWLGGIGGGLGVIGFGWDILLVAIWSAVVLALAMRSALDAGETSEMMERMNETS; translated from the coding sequence ATGAGCACGACCTCGAGCCTCAATCTGGAAGGCAAGCTCCGGCGTGACGCCGGGATCATCGGGCTGCTGTTCGCCAGCACGACCAGCATGGTCGGTTCCGGCTGGCTGTTCGGCGCCTATCACGCATCCCGGATCGCCGGGCCGCTAAGCATCGGTAGTTGGGTCCTGGGTGCGATCATCATCATGCTGATTGCACTTTGTTTCGCGGAACTGGCTGCGCTGTTTCCTCGCAGCGGCGCGCTCGTGCACATGAGTCACGCGAGCCACGGCGCGGGACTGGGGCGCATCTGGTGCGGACTTCTGTTTCTCGCTTATGTGCCGGTCCCGGCAGTCGAGGCGGAGGCGATCGTCACCTACGCGAACAACTATCTCCCGTGGTTCATCCAGCCGGGAAGCGCAGGCCTGTTGACGGCGATCGGCTTCATGGCCTGTGGCGGGCTGCTCGGCATCATGGCCCTGCTGAATCTGATGGTGATCCGCTGGCTGCTGAGCGTGAACTCCACCATTACATGGTGGAAAGTGCTCGTGCCGCTTCTGACGATCGCCGGCCTGCTCGGGGCAAGTACGCACTGGGGTGTGATGCAGGCCGCACCCGACAGTTACCATGTGTCGGGCATGTTCACCGCACTGCCGGCCGCGGGCATCGTCTTCAGCTATCTCGGCTTTCGGACTGCGATCGACCTCGGCGGCGAAAGCGCCAATCCGCATAGAAACATCCCGCTGGCCGTGATCGGCGCGGTGCTTCTCGCCGCTGTCATCTACATCCTGCTTCAGGTGGCGTTCATCTATGCGCTCGCGCCGGCCGACCTTGCCGATGGATGGAACAACCTCAGCTTCAAGGGCGAGATGGGGCCGTTCGCCGGGCTCGCCGCAACTCTCGGCATGGGCTGGATGGCAACGCTGCTCTACATCGACGCGTATGTATCGCCCGGGGGAACCGGACTGATGTATGTCACGGGCGGCTCGCGCATCCTGTTCGCGGCGGGTGAACTGGATGCCGGCCCGCGTATGCTGACGCGGCTGAATGCCAACAGGATTCCGTGGGTCGCCGTACTGATCATGTGGGCAGTCGGTGTGCTGTTCCTGCTGCCGTTTCCGGCCTGGCAGCAGATGGTGAGCTATATCACGTCAATTACCGTTCTCACGTATGGGCTGGGGCCTATCGCGCTGCTGGTTCTGCGACGCAACATGCCTGAACTGCACCGACCGTTCAGGATGAGCGGAGCCAGGTTGATCGCGCCGATCGCATTCGTCTGCAGCAATCTCGTCATCTACTGGACCGGCTTCAAGACCAACAACTTCCTGTTCTCGCTTGTCGCAATCGGCTTTGTCCTCTACGCGCTTCACCACCACGTCGTCGCGCGCCGCAGCCCTCGAGACTTCGGCTGGAAGCATATCGCATGGTTGCTGCCCTGGTTTGGCGGGCTGTGGCTGTTGTCCTGGCTGGGTGGAATCGGCGGTGGCCTGGGCGTGATCGGATTTGGCTGGGACATTCTGCTGGTCGCCATCTGGAGCGCGGTTGTGCTTGCACTGGCCATGCGCAGCGCGCTCGATGCCGGGGAGACGTCGGAGATGATGGAGCGCATGAACGAGACCAGTTGA